From one Dermacentor silvarum isolate Dsil-2018 chromosome 3, BIME_Dsil_1.4, whole genome shotgun sequence genomic stretch:
- the LOC119444827 gene encoding uncharacterized protein LOC119444827 isoform X1, whose amino-acid sequence MRLSHLDMEGSQECQQLRQSPQQRERQRQPPAPDDPRSWLVAVACGWNLLWSSLIRRSTGVIYVALVSTFGATREQSSLVLSVGTSIAWLIGPLVGFLTKHVPLMALSFTGSLVTAVSAIGCAFAGDMTAVFLLLGICSGIGNGIGMSTNDVIIGKYFKRYRGSGNGIYYTGGTLAGFAFPQILHLLLHEYGFTGAFLITGGLMLNALSACIILKVPPWEASKSARAKISSATAAANTSGNEERRRGSATNLERSERVAAINDTDKTVIDAGTSAGAELSGTKLKDVRSKPSPKSTSILKSCEDFVSYANGSSPDNRADIVGVSTREISDGRTPAVANSTTTTCEYPPCPKPIQFGRISFRFLKRKQSGDGDTPSYSSLDGAYNIQHGETGSTRNNSAVAPPWSVSEPEVVVVSGCPEVVAVDAAVKGLCRQTSAGPNALQANGDGGDSSHWSFLRAPVFYMVAVTCAFSVYTLLVLMILVDFAVEKGFTRRDGAVFLSVSAIGDACARLVAGALSDRAFCDRRVLMSANAMLTGALCASLPTMRPDRYAVTVLMCAVLGCTSGTVAVLFVPVLADQLGVENLGLSSGVTRFVMGLAYLVCPKITGYFKDEIGSYDGLLYIISIGSVFVCLMWTTDFIYRLIKRRPTTSAS is encoded by the exons ATGCGGCTTAGCCATTTAGACATGGAGGGAAGCCAGGAGTGTCAGCAGCTGCGACAGTCTCCGCAGCAGCGCGAGCGACAAAGGCAGCCGCCGGCGCCGGACGATCCGCGGTCCTGGCTGGTGGCTGTCGCCTGCGGGTGGAACCTGCTGTGGAGCAGTCTCATCCGTCGCTCCACGGGAGTCATCTACGTCGCCCTGGTGAGCACGTTCGGCGCCACACGCGAACAAAGCAGCTTGGTGCTCAGCGTCGGCACCAGCATCGCCTGGCTGATCG GTCCCCTCGTCGGCTTCCTCACGAAGCATGTACCGCTGATGGCGTTGTCTTTCACGGGAAGCCTCGTGACGGCCGTGAGCGCGATAGGCTGCGCCTTCGCTGGGGACATGACGGCCGTCTTCCTGCTGCTTGGAATCTGCAGCG GTATCGGCAACGGCATCGGGATGTCTACGAACGACGTGATCATCGGCAAGTACTTCAAGCGATATCGAGGCTCGGGCAACGGCATCTACTACACGGGTGGCACATTGGCCGGGTTCGCTTTCCCGCAGATCCTGCACCTCCTGCTGCAT GAGTACGGCTTCACAGGCGCCTTCCTCATCACGGGCGGTCTTATGCTCAACGCACTGTCAGCGTGCATCATCTTGAAGGTGCCTCCCTGGGAGGCATCTAAATCCGCGCGTGCCAAGATCTCGTCCGCGACAGCGGCAGCTAACACATCCGGCAACGAAGAGCGGCGGCGAGGATCAGCCACGAATTTGGAGCGTTCGGAACGAG TGGCGGCGATTAATGATACCGACAAGACCGTAATCGACGCCGGCACGTCCGCCGGCGCCGAACTGAGCGGCACCAAGCTCAAGGACGTGCGGTCGAAACCTTCGCCCAAGAGCACGTCGATTTTGAAAAGCTGCGAGGATTTCGTCTCTTACGCGAACGGGTCTTCCCCCGACAACCGAGCGGACATCGTCGGCGTGTCTACACGCGAAATCTCCGACGGACGCACTCCAGCTGTCGCAAACAGCACGACGACCACGTGCGAGTATCCTCCCTGTCCTAAACCTATACAGTTCGGGCGCATTTCCTTCCGCTTCCTCAAGAGAAAACAAAGCGGCGACGGCGACACTCCTTCGTACTCGAGCTTGGACGGCGCCTACAACATTCAACATGGCGAAACCGGTAGCACTCGCAACAATAGTGCCGTCGCACCTCCGTGGTCTGTGTCCGAACCAGAAGTCGTCGTCGTCAGCGGATGTCCCGAAGTCGTCGCCGTCGACGCTGCGGTCAAAGGCCTCTGTCGCCAGACGTCGGCCGGACCAAACGCACTGCAGGCCAACGGCGATGGCGGGGACTCGTCGCACTGGAGCTTCCTCCGGGCGCCCGTCTTCTACATGGTGGCCGTGACGTGCGCCTTCTCGGTCTACACGCTGCTGGTTCTGATGATCCTCGTCGACTTCGCGGTCGAGAAGGgcttcacgcgccgcgacggcgcaGTGTTTCTCTCGGTGTCCGCCATCGGCGACGCCTGCGCCCGGCTCGTGGCCGGCGCGCTGTCGGACCGGGCCTTCTGCGACCGGCGCGTGCTGATGAGCGCCAACGCGATGCTCACGGGCGCGCTGTGCGCCTCGCTGCCCACCATGCGACCTGACCGCTACGCGGTGACAGTGCTCATGTGCGCGGTGTTGGGCTGCACCAGTGGCACTGTGGCCGTGCTGTTCGTGCCCGTGCTCGCCGACCAGCTGGGAGTGGAGAACTTGGGACTTTCGTCGGGCGTCACCCGGTTCGTGATGGGCCTCGCTTACCTGGTGTGCCCCAAGATCACCG GTTACTTCAAGGACGAAATCGGGTCATACGATGGACTACTCTACATAATCAGCATTGGCTCTGTCTTCGTCTGTTTAATGTGGACAACGGATTTCATCTATAGACTCATCAAAAGACGTCCGACGACTAGTGCGTCTTGA
- the LOC119444827 gene encoding uncharacterized protein LOC119444827 isoform X4 encodes MRLSHLDMEGSQECQQLRQSPQQRERQRQPPAPDDPRSWLVAVACGWNLLWSSLIRRSTGVIYVALVSTFGATREQSSLVLSVGTSIAWLIGIGNGIGMSTNDVIIGKYFKRYRGSGNGIYYTGGTLAGFAFPQILHLLLHEYGFTGAFLITGGLMLNALSACIILKVPPWEASKSARAKISSATAAANTSGNEERRRGSATNLERSERVAAINDTDKTVIDAGTSAGAELSGTKLKDVRSKPSPKSTSILKSCEDFVSYANGSSPDNRADIVGVSTREISDGRTPAVANSTTTTCEYPPCPKPIQFGRISFRFLKRKQSGDGDTPSYSSLDGAYNIQHGETGSTRNNSAVAPPWSVSEPEVVVVSGCPEVVAVDAAVKGLCRQTSAGPNALQANGDGGDSSHWSFLRAPVFYMVAVTCAFSVYTLLVLMILVDFAVEKGFTRRDGAVFLSVSAIGDACARLVAGALSDRAFCDRRVLMSANAMLTGALCASLPTMRPDRYAVTVLMCAVLGCTSGTVAVLFVPVLADQLGVENLGLSSGVTRFVMGLAYLVCPKITGYFKDEIGSYDGLLYIISIGSVFVCLMWTTDFIYRLIKRRPTTSAS; translated from the exons ATGCGGCTTAGCCATTTAGACATGGAGGGAAGCCAGGAGTGTCAGCAGCTGCGACAGTCTCCGCAGCAGCGCGAGCGACAAAGGCAGCCGCCGGCGCCGGACGATCCGCGGTCCTGGCTGGTGGCTGTCGCCTGCGGGTGGAACCTGCTGTGGAGCAGTCTCATCCGTCGCTCCACGGGAGTCATCTACGTCGCCCTGGTGAGCACGTTCGGCGCCACACGCGAACAAAGCAGCTTGGTGCTCAGCGTCGGCACCAGCATCGCCTGGCTGATCG GTATCGGCAACGGCATCGGGATGTCTACGAACGACGTGATCATCGGCAAGTACTTCAAGCGATATCGAGGCTCGGGCAACGGCATCTACTACACGGGTGGCACATTGGCCGGGTTCGCTTTCCCGCAGATCCTGCACCTCCTGCTGCAT GAGTACGGCTTCACAGGCGCCTTCCTCATCACGGGCGGTCTTATGCTCAACGCACTGTCAGCGTGCATCATCTTGAAGGTGCCTCCCTGGGAGGCATCTAAATCCGCGCGTGCCAAGATCTCGTCCGCGACAGCGGCAGCTAACACATCCGGCAACGAAGAGCGGCGGCGAGGATCAGCCACGAATTTGGAGCGTTCGGAACGAG TGGCGGCGATTAATGATACCGACAAGACCGTAATCGACGCCGGCACGTCCGCCGGCGCCGAACTGAGCGGCACCAAGCTCAAGGACGTGCGGTCGAAACCTTCGCCCAAGAGCACGTCGATTTTGAAAAGCTGCGAGGATTTCGTCTCTTACGCGAACGGGTCTTCCCCCGACAACCGAGCGGACATCGTCGGCGTGTCTACACGCGAAATCTCCGACGGACGCACTCCAGCTGTCGCAAACAGCACGACGACCACGTGCGAGTATCCTCCCTGTCCTAAACCTATACAGTTCGGGCGCATTTCCTTCCGCTTCCTCAAGAGAAAACAAAGCGGCGACGGCGACACTCCTTCGTACTCGAGCTTGGACGGCGCCTACAACATTCAACATGGCGAAACCGGTAGCACTCGCAACAATAGTGCCGTCGCACCTCCGTGGTCTGTGTCCGAACCAGAAGTCGTCGTCGTCAGCGGATGTCCCGAAGTCGTCGCCGTCGACGCTGCGGTCAAAGGCCTCTGTCGCCAGACGTCGGCCGGACCAAACGCACTGCAGGCCAACGGCGATGGCGGGGACTCGTCGCACTGGAGCTTCCTCCGGGCGCCCGTCTTCTACATGGTGGCCGTGACGTGCGCCTTCTCGGTCTACACGCTGCTGGTTCTGATGATCCTCGTCGACTTCGCGGTCGAGAAGGgcttcacgcgccgcgacggcgcaGTGTTTCTCTCGGTGTCCGCCATCGGCGACGCCTGCGCCCGGCTCGTGGCCGGCGCGCTGTCGGACCGGGCCTTCTGCGACCGGCGCGTGCTGATGAGCGCCAACGCGATGCTCACGGGCGCGCTGTGCGCCTCGCTGCCCACCATGCGACCTGACCGCTACGCGGTGACAGTGCTCATGTGCGCGGTGTTGGGCTGCACCAGTGGCACTGTGGCCGTGCTGTTCGTGCCCGTGCTCGCCGACCAGCTGGGAGTGGAGAACTTGGGACTTTCGTCGGGCGTCACCCGGTTCGTGATGGGCCTCGCTTACCTGGTGTGCCCCAAGATCACCG GTTACTTCAAGGACGAAATCGGGTCATACGATGGACTACTCTACATAATCAGCATTGGCTCTGTCTTCGTCTGTTTAATGTGGACAACGGATTTCATCTATAGACTCATCAAAAGACGTCCGACGACTAGTGCGTCTTGA